From the Methanobacterium sp. CWC-01 genome, the window TCCCTTACCGATAAAACCGGGAGGATCGATGGCCGGATGTTTCCTGATAGTAAGGTAGAAAATCTTTTTAACTCCATACCCACCGGTACCATCTGCCAGGTGGAAGGAGCGGTCACCGAATTTCCACCAGGATCCGGGAAGATGAACATCGTTATAAATTCCCTGCAGGAACTGTGCGATGAGGAATACCAACTGGAAGACTTCATAGCAACCTCCCCCCATGACCAGGATAAGCAGGTTAAGGAGATCCGTAAGGTGATCCAGGCTATGGAAAACCAGGAGCTGAAGAGTCTTCTAAAATCCTTCTTCTGTGACCAGGAATTCACTAAAGAATACTACCAGGCCCCTGCTGCCATGATCCATCACCATAACTACCTGGGAGGGCTCTTGGATCATAGTGTGGAGGTGCTCTTAATCTGTAAAAGGTTATGTGAACTATTTCCGCAGTTAGACCGGGATCTGCTATTGACCGGGGCTTTGCTCCATGATGTGGGTAAAATCAGGACCTACGATTACCATAAGGTTAAAATTGAAATGTCCAGGGAAAGTATCC encodes:
- a CDS encoding 3'-5' exoribonuclease YhaM family protein, with the protein product MTSKSTRDFVENIDSQRSIKTAFAVLHKTMRTASSGRQYLALSLTDKTGRIDGRMFPDSKVENLFNSIPTGTICQVEGAVTEFPPGSGKMNIVINSLQELCDEEYQLEDFIATSPHDQDKQVKEIRKVIQAMENQELKSLLKSFFCDQEFTKEYYQAPAAMIHHHNYLGGLLDHSVEVLLICKRLCELFPQLDRDLLLTGALLHDVGKIRTYDYHKVKIEMSRESILLDHLYLSAEMVHEKMRHLKFPDELSQQVLHLILSHHGKVNLGWGSSVNPKLPEAVALHHADNLDARVKEMMDK